The Gimibacter soli genome includes a region encoding these proteins:
- the rph gene encoding ribonuclease PH, whose translation MRASGRATDEMRPIEMIPGFAKHAEGSCLVKFGDTHVLVTATFEERGPSWLRDSGKGWITAEYGMLPRATHGRVAREAAKGKQTGRTQEIQRLIGRALRAVVDLTQLNEKQIRIDCDVIQADGGTRTASISGAYVALHQCFDWMVREGHLAALPFTDSIAAVSCGIVDGRAVLDLDYVEDSSAHTDANFVLTGKGGIVEIQGTAEESPFSEEEFLRLLRLARMGCDAIGRAQKAAIEKAK comes from the coding sequence ATGCGAGCAAGCGGCCGCGCCACCGACGAGATGCGCCCCATTGAAATGATCCCGGGCTTTGCCAAGCACGCGGAAGGGAGCTGCCTTGTCAAATTTGGCGACACCCATGTGCTCGTGACTGCCACCTTCGAGGAGCGCGGCCCTTCGTGGCTTCGCGACAGCGGCAAGGGCTGGATCACCGCCGAATATGGCATGCTGCCCCGCGCCACCCATGGCCGCGTCGCCCGTGAAGCCGCCAAAGGCAAGCAAACCGGCCGCACGCAGGAAATCCAGCGCCTGATCGGTCGCGCCCTGCGCGCCGTTGTCGACCTCACCCAGCTGAACGAGAAGCAGATCCGCATCGACTGCGACGTGATCCAGGCCGATGGCGGCACCCGCACGGCTTCGATTTCCGGCGCCTATGTCGCCCTTCACCAGTGCTTTGACTGGATGGTCCGCGAAGGCCACCTTGCGGCCCTGCCCTTCACCGACAGCATCGCTGCCGTTTCGTGTGGTATCGTTGATGGCCGCGCCGTGCTTGATCTTGACTATGTCGAAGACAGCAGCGCCCACACCGACGCCAACTTCGTGCTGACCGGCAAGGGCGGCATCGTGGAAATCCAGGGCACGGCAGAGGAAAGCCCCTTCTCGGAGGAGGAATTCCTGCGTCTGTTGCGCCTTGCGCGCATGGGCTGCGACGCCATCGGCCGCGCCCAGAAGGCCGCTATCGAAAAGGCAAAATGA
- the rdgB gene encoding RdgB/HAM1 family non-canonical purine NTP pyrophosphatase produces the protein MARKFTGNKIVIASHNEGKVREINELLAPFGVEAISAKTLGLPEPEENGDSFIANAEIKAVAAALVSQIPALADDSGLEVNALAGDPGIFSARWAGPKKDFSAAMARVIEEMDDDPDRGANFTCALSLAWPDGHVESFEGKVFGELVWPMRGEKGFGYDPIFVAKGESRTFAEMDPAEKHAMSHRADAFRQLIAACFQNVA, from the coding sequence ATGGCCCGCAAATTCACCGGCAACAAGATCGTCATCGCCAGCCATAACGAAGGCAAGGTGCGCGAGATCAACGAGCTTCTCGCCCCCTTCGGCGTGGAAGCCATCTCCGCCAAGACGCTTGGCCTGCCCGAGCCCGAGGAAAACGGCGACAGCTTCATCGCGAATGCCGAGATCAAGGCGGTGGCGGCAGCGCTTGTCTCGCAGATCCCGGCGCTTGCTGACGATAGCGGGCTGGAGGTCAATGCCCTTGCTGGTGATCCGGGCATTTTCAGCGCCCGCTGGGCCGGCCCGAAGAAAGATTTCAGTGCCGCCATGGCGCGCGTTATCGAGGAAATGGACGACGATCCGGACCGCGGCGCCAACTTCACCTGTGCACTCTCCCTCGCCTGGCCCGACGGCCATGTGGAAAGCTTCGAAGGCAAGGTGTTTGGCGAGCTTGTCTGGCCGATGCGCGGCGAGAAGGGCTTTGGCTATGATCCCATTTTTGTGGCGAAAGGCGAAAGCCGGACGTTCGCTGAAATGGACCCCGCCGAGAAACATGCGATGAGCCACCGGGCGGATGCCTTCCGCCAGCTGATCGCTGCCTGCTTCCAGAATGTCGCCTGA
- the hemW gene encoding radical SAM family heme chaperone HemW: MSPDKPSLPGDSAPHAAGIYVHWPFCLKKCPYCDFNSHVRDSVDHDDWSRALIAEIDATAALYPNLKAASIFFGGGTPSLMAPETVAVVIERVRSHWGGDEIEITLEANPSSVEAGRFRAYREAGVNRLSMGIQSLRDDALQFLGRLHNASEALRALEVARHTFERVSFDLIYARPGMELADWRTELSEALAMAPSHLSLYQLTIEEGTAFWHQYRRGAFALPDEETAAALYDLTQDMTAAAGLPAYETSNHAAMGQESQHNLIYWRGLPYVGIGPGAHGRLPNGSGALATANIKRPEDWLKAVSDTGFGLTETFTVEPLERATEALMMGLRLMEGLDIAAIETRFGAPRNEWLDEATLASLVSDGFLKADDGRVTVTRAGQPVLNHLIGKLAL, from the coding sequence ATGTCGCCTGACAAACCTTCGCTGCCGGGCGACAGTGCGCCGCACGCAGCCGGCATCTATGTGCACTGGCCTTTCTGCCTGAAGAAATGCCCTTACTGCGATTTCAACAGCCATGTCCGCGACAGCGTGGATCATGATGACTGGTCGCGCGCGCTGATTGCCGAGATTGACGCCACCGCCGCGCTCTACCCGAACCTCAAGGCCGCCTCGATCTTTTTCGGGGGCGGCACGCCTTCCTTAATGGCGCCTGAGACCGTGGCTGTGGTGATCGAGCGGGTGCGCAGCCATTGGGGCGGTGACGAGATTGAAATCACGCTAGAAGCCAACCCGTCCAGCGTGGAGGCCGGACGCTTCCGTGCCTACCGGGAGGCCGGCGTCAACCGCCTTTCGATGGGCATCCAGTCCTTGCGCGATGATGCCCTGCAGTTCCTCGGGCGGCTTCATAACGCCAGCGAAGCCCTGAGGGCGCTTGAAGTTGCGCGGCACACTTTTGAACGGGTCAGTTTCGATCTCATCTATGCCCGCCCCGGTATGGAGCTGGCCGATTGGCGCACCGAGCTTTCCGAGGCGCTCGCCATGGCGCCGTCGCACCTTTCGCTTTATCAGCTGACCATCGAGGAAGGCACCGCCTTCTGGCACCAGTATCGCCGGGGCGCCTTTGCCCTGCCCGACGAGGAAACGGCAGCAGCCCTTTATGACCTGACGCAGGACATGACGGCAGCGGCAGGCCTCCCCGCCTACGAGACATCAAACCACGCCGCCATGGGCCAGGAATCGCAGCATAATCTGATCTATTGGCGCGGCCTTCCCTATGTGGGGATCGGCCCCGGCGCGCACGGGCGGCTGCCAAACGGGAGCGGCGCGCTCGCCACCGCCAATATCAAGCGCCCGGAAGACTGGTTGAAGGCGGTATCCGACACCGGCTTCGGCCTCACCGAGACTTTCACGGTGGAGCCCCTCGAGCGCGCGACCGAGGCCTTGATGATGGGCCTGCGGCTGATGGAAGGGCTCGATATCGCCGCAATCGAGACCCGTTTCGGTGCGCCGCGAAACGAATGGCTTGATGAGGCGACCCTCGCCTCGCTCGTGTCAGACGGTTTTCTGAAGGCCGACGATGGCCGGGTGACGGTCACCCGTGCCGGTCAACCGGTCCTCAACCACCTTATCGGGAAACTGGCGTTGTAA
- a CDS encoding penicillin-binding protein activator, protein MRFAALAAVFLLAACGGGEREQPAPTVSEPRAPVTRTEPKKIEPTPAPAGQAQVSVTVALLLPLTGAEADVGNALLDAATMAFYDAYDPRITLVPLDTKGTEEGARAAATLALDTHKASIILGPLLSRNVAAAGELAAQRRVPVIGFSNDRTVAAPGRYILGFLPETEVDRVIGYAAAQGRERFAAMIPYGRYGERVRTAFGDAVFDAGAKVTRLESYESDAAALADPVKRLTDYDARRKARQDEVSFLRSLRDEMTDEIARQIDDREVLGDPDFDAVLLPEGGALLKTLAPLFAYYETDLNRVKLLGTGLWFDPDLLKEPPLKHGWFAAPDPTKADAFFRRYRALHGRDAPRLASLAYDGMALVASLMRDDADGRNFFTAMALTEPTGFAGVDGIFRLLPTGLNERGLAVLEIGDRGFEVIDPSPAAFTTPVSR, encoded by the coding sequence ATGAGGTTCGCGGCGCTGGCAGCCGTCTTCCTGCTGGCGGCATGCGGCGGCGGTGAGCGCGAACAACCGGCACCAACCGTGAGCGAACCGCGCGCACCGGTAACACGTACCGAGCCGAAAAAGATCGAACCCACGCCGGCGCCGGCCGGGCAGGCACAGGTATCGGTTACGGTCGCGCTTCTCCTGCCGCTGACGGGCGCTGAAGCCGATGTCGGCAACGCGCTCCTTGATGCTGCCACCATGGCTTTCTACGATGCCTACGACCCCCGCATCACCCTTGTGCCGCTAGACACCAAAGGCACGGAGGAAGGCGCGCGGGCGGCGGCAACCCTCGCACTTGATACCCACAAGGCCTCGATCATCCTTGGGCCGCTCCTGTCGCGCAATGTGGCGGCAGCGGGCGAGCTGGCGGCGCAGCGCCGTGTGCCGGTGATCGGCTTTTCGAACGACCGCACGGTGGCGGCCCCCGGCCGCTATATCCTCGGCTTCCTGCCCGAAACCGAGGTGGACCGGGTGATCGGCTACGCCGCCGCACAGGGCCGCGAGCGTTTCGCCGCGATGATCCCCTATGGCCGCTACGGCGAGCGGGTGCGCACAGCCTTCGGTGACGCGGTCTTCGATGCCGGTGCCAAGGTCACCCGGCTTGAATCCTACGAATCCGACGCGGCGGCGCTTGCCGATCCCGTGAAGCGCCTGACCGACTATGACGCCCGCCGGAAGGCGCGGCAGGATGAAGTCTCGTTCCTGCGCAGCCTTCGCGACGAGATGACCGATGAAATCGCCCGCCAAATCGATGACCGCGAAGTGCTGGGCGACCCCGACTTTGATGCCGTGCTGCTGCCTGAAGGGGGCGCGCTCCTGAAAACGCTGGCGCCGCTCTTCGCCTATTATGAGACCGACCTCAATAGGGTGAAGCTTCTGGGCACCGGGCTCTGGTTCGATCCGGACCTTTTGAAAGAACCGCCGCTGAAGCATGGCTGGTTCGCGGCCCCCGACCCCACGAAGGCAGATGCCTTCTTCCGCCGCTACCGTGCCCTTCATGGCCGGGATGCGCCGCGGCTTGCAAGCCTGGCCTATGACGGCATGGCGCTGGTGGCGAGCCTGATGCGCGATGATGCGGATGGCCGCAATTTCTTCACGGCAATGGCGCTGACCGAACCCACGGGCTTTGCAGGCGTCGATGGCATCTTCCGCTTGCTGCCCACGGGGCTCAACGAGCGCGGCCTTGCGGTGCTTGAAATTGGCGATCGCGGGTTCGAGGTGATCGATCCGTCGCCTGCGGCCTTTACAACGCCAGTTTCCCGATAA
- the rsmI gene encoding 16S rRNA (cytidine(1402)-2'-O)-methyltransferase, with protein MDEPLAAEDPFADAPGKGGPLAPGLYVVATPIGNLGDMTDRAKAVLAQVDLIACEDTRVTQKLLSYLMIRKPMLPYHEHNGPAMRPKLLEKLAGGARIALVSDAGTPLISDPGFKLVDAVCEAGHKVTPIPGPSAAITALSVAGLPTDRFLFMGFPPPKSSARRDWFEAEKATRASLVFYESARRLPETLRDAADVLGARPAAVARELTKKFEEVRRDDLISLANHYEAAGAPKGEIVVVIGAAEEKAPAGTAIDADKALKLALEHMSTKSAARFVADLLGLKRKDLYERALEIGGKHGGED; from the coding sequence ATGGACGAGCCGTTGGCCGCAGAAGACCCGTTTGCCGATGCGCCGGGCAAGGGCGGGCCGCTCGCACCCGGGCTTTATGTCGTGGCCACCCCCATCGGCAACCTGGGCGATATGACGGACCGGGCGAAGGCCGTGCTGGCGCAAGTGGACCTGATCGCCTGCGAGGACACGCGGGTGACCCAGAAGCTGCTGTCCTATCTGATGATCCGGAAGCCCATGCTGCCCTATCACGAGCATAACGGCCCCGCCATGCGGCCGAAGCTTCTGGAAAAGCTGGCCGGCGGCGCGCGGATCGCGCTTGTGTCGGATGCCGGCACGCCGCTCATTTCCGACCCCGGTTTCAAGCTTGTGGATGCCGTGTGCGAGGCTGGCCACAAGGTTACGCCCATCCCAGGCCCTTCGGCGGCTATCACCGCCCTTTCGGTGGCCGGCCTGCCGACCGACCGTTTCCTGTTCATGGGCTTCCCGCCGCCGAAATCTTCCGCCCGGCGCGACTGGTTCGAAGCCGAGAAGGCAACCCGCGCCAGCCTTGTTTTCTATGAAAGCGCCCGCCGCCTGCCGGAAACCCTGCGGGACGCCGCCGATGTGCTCGGGGCCCGCCCGGCAGCCGTCGCCCGCGAGCTGACCAAGAAGTTTGAAGAAGTGCGGCGGGACGACTTGATAAGTCTCGCCAACCACTATGAAGCCGCCGGTGCCCCGAAGGGGGAAATCGTTGTGGTGATTGGTGCGGCTGAAGAAAAAGCCCCGGCAGGCACCGCCATCGATGCCGACAAGGCCCTGAAGCTGGCGCTGGAGCATATGAGCACCAAATCCGCCGCGCGCTTCGTGGCTGATCTCTTGGGCCTGAAGCGCAAGGACCTTTATGAACGCGCCCTCGAAATCGGTGGCAAGCATGGCGGCGAGGACTGA
- a CDS encoding YraN family protein, producing MAARTDRRDIEKAGRRAEMLAGLLLRLKGYRVLTRRFRSRRGEVDLIACRRGLLVAVEVKQRQSEAAAREAITARQRQRIAGGIEDWSARTGHTGPVRFDAILILPRRLPIHIKDAWRLT from the coding sequence ATGGCGGCGAGGACTGACCGCCGCGACATCGAGAAAGCCGGGCGGCGCGCCGAGATGCTCGCGGGCCTCCTGTTGCGCCTCAAGGGATACCGCGTCCTCACCCGTCGCTTTCGCTCCCGCCGGGGCGAGGTCGACCTGATCGCGTGTCGGCGCGGGTTACTGGTCGCCGTAGAGGTGAAACAACGGCAAAGCGAAGCGGCAGCGCGCGAGGCGATCACCGCCCGCCAGCGCCAGCGTATCGCCGGCGGGATCGAGGACTGGAGCGCCCGCACCGGCCACACGGGCCCTGTACGCTTCGACGCCATCCTCATCCTGCCCCGCCGTCTGCCCATCCATATCAAGGACGCATGGCGGCTGACATGA
- the gshB gene encoding glutathione synthase: MNAAPLRVAIQMDPIETININGDSSFVLGLEALKRGYELYHYLPEALTYETGKVTATARRMDLRREAGNHYTLGDPVKLDLAEDIDVILMRQDPPFDMAYITATHLLGLIADRTLVVNNPDEVRNAPEKLFVTLFADLMPETMITRQLDDIREFRKKHGEIVIKPLYGMGGSGVFHLRQDDSNLTALYEMFVERNREPVMVQRFMPEVRHGDKRIILVDGKAAGALNRVPATGEIRSNLVAGGRAEKTELTAREQEICERIGPALYERGLIFVGIDVIGDWLTEINVTSPTGLQAILKLGGPALWEDIWDAIEARLKGLGRL, from the coding sequence ATGAACGCTGCCCCCCTCCGGGTCGCCATCCAGATGGACCCGATTGAAACCATCAATATCAATGGCGACAGCAGCTTTGTTCTCGGCCTTGAAGCCCTGAAACGCGGCTATGAGCTTTATCACTATCTGCCCGAGGCGCTGACCTATGAAACCGGCAAGGTAACCGCCACGGCGCGCCGCATGGACCTGCGCCGCGAGGCTGGCAACCATTATACGCTCGGCGATCCGGTGAAGCTTGATCTTGCTGAAGATATTGACGTGATCCTGATGCGTCAGGACCCGCCCTTCGACATGGCCTATATCACCGCTACCCACCTTCTGGGCCTGATTGCCGACCGTACGCTTGTCGTCAACAACCCCGATGAAGTGCGGAACGCGCCCGAGAAACTGTTCGTCACCCTGTTTGCCGACCTGATGCCCGAAACCATGATCACGCGGCAGCTGGATGACATCCGCGAGTTTCGCAAGAAACACGGCGAGATCGTCATCAAGCCGCTTTATGGCATGGGTGGATCGGGCGTTTTTCACCTGCGGCAGGACGACAGCAACCTCACCGCCCTTTATGAGATGTTCGTCGAACGCAACCGCGAGCCGGTGATGGTGCAGCGCTTCATGCCCGAGGTACGCCACGGCGACAAACGCATCATTCTGGTGGATGGCAAGGCGGCTGGTGCGCTGAACCGCGTGCCCGCAACCGGCGAAATCCGCTCCAACCTTGTGGCGGGCGGCCGCGCCGAGAAGACCGAACTGACCGCCCGCGAGCAGGAAATCTGCGAACGCATCGGCCCCGCCCTTTACGAGCGCGGCCTGATTTTCGTCGGCATCGATGTGATTGGCGACTGGCTGACCGAGATCAATGTGACCTCGCCAACCGGCCTGCAGGCAATCCTCAAGCTCGGCGGCCCCGCCCTTTGGGAAGATATCTGGGATGCCATCGAGGCCCGACTGAAGGGCCTCGGGCGGCTTTAA
- a CDS encoding ParB/RepB/Spo0J family partition protein, which produces MQLGAKPKKGLGKGLSALLADDRPQVVAAQAAIGDASRRVLPIAFLERNNAQPRNRFDDAAIAELTASIKEKGVLQPILVRPMGGDRFQIVAGERRWRAAQKAGIHEVPVVVRELSDSEVLEIAIVENVQRQDLSAIEEATAYKRLIDEFGHTQETAAEIVGKSRSHVANLMRLLLLPTSVQDMVNAGAISMGHARALIGAADAEEIAKRIVKEGLSVRQTEVLANEAKGRPAAPKARGLSGTGKAKDADTVALEKDLSAATGMKVTIEHGGGADGEGGVVTIRYETLDQLDDLCGRLGVCGI; this is translated from the coding sequence ATGCAACTTGGTGCCAAGCCCAAAAAAGGCCTCGGGAAAGGCCTTTCCGCTCTTCTCGCTGACGACCGCCCGCAGGTGGTGGCAGCCCAGGCCGCGATTGGCGATGCCTCGCGTCGCGTGCTGCCGATTGCTTTCCTGGAGCGCAACAACGCCCAGCCGCGCAACCGGTTCGACGATGCAGCGATTGCCGAACTGACGGCCTCGATTAAGGAAAAGGGTGTCCTGCAGCCGATTCTTGTGCGGCCGATGGGTGGCGACCGGTTCCAGATCGTGGCGGGCGAGAGGCGCTGGCGGGCAGCCCAGAAGGCCGGCATCCATGAAGTGCCGGTGGTGGTGCGGGAGCTTTCGGATTCCGAAGTGCTCGAAATCGCCATCGTTGAAAACGTCCAGCGGCAGGACCTGAGTGCCATTGAGGAAGCAACCGCCTACAAGCGGCTCATTGACGAGTTTGGCCATACGCAGGAAACCGCGGCGGAAATCGTCGGCAAAAGCCGTAGTCATGTGGCGAACCTGATGCGCCTGCTGCTGCTGCCCACGAGCGTCCAGGATATGGTCAATGCCGGTGCTATCTCCATGGGCCATGCCCGCGCCCTGATTGGTGCAGCGGACGCTGAAGAGATTGCCAAACGCATCGTCAAGGAAGGCCTGTCGGTCCGCCAGACTGAAGTGCTGGCAAACGAGGCCAAGGGCCGCCCGGCGGCACCCAAGGCCCGTGGCCTCTCCGGTACCGGCAAGGCGAAGGACGCCGATACCGTGGCGCTTGAAAAGGATCTTTCAGCCGCAACCGGCATGAAGGTGACGATCGAGCATGGCGGCGGCGCGGACGGTGAAGGTGGTGTCGTCACCATCCGCTATGAAACGCTCGATCAGCTCGATGACCTGTGTGGCCGCCTTGGTGTTTGCGGGATTTAA
- a CDS encoding ParA family protein, whose product MTQSGKGRIIAVANQKGGVGKTTTAINLATAMAAVDKHVLIVDLDPQGNASTGLGIDRASREITSYDVVMGAADLQDAVIETEVPLVELIPSTVDLSGADLELAELPQRNFRLRQAFDLAEVSSAYDYVLIDCPPSLSLLTINAFVAADQVLVPLQCEFFALEGLSLLLKTINQVQASLNPQLSINGIVLTMFDRRNRLSEQVASDVRQYLGSQVYETMIPRNVRISEAPSHGMPALIYDHRCPGSQAYISLARELLTRDGALAA is encoded by the coding sequence ATGACACAATCCGGCAAGGGCCGCATCATCGCAGTGGCGAATCAGAAGGGTGGCGTCGGCAAAACGACGACGGCAATCAATCTGGCGACGGCGATGGCAGCGGTGGACAAGCATGTGCTTATCGTGGATCTCGATCCGCAGGGCAATGCCTCGACCGGCCTTGGTATCGACCGGGCATCGCGCGAAATCACCTCTTATGACGTGGTGATGGGCGCGGCAGACCTGCAGGACGCGGTGATTGAAACCGAGGTTCCGCTTGTCGAGCTGATCCCGTCGACGGTTGACCTGTCGGGCGCTGATCTCGAGCTTGCCGAGCTGCCCCAGCGCAATTTCCGCCTGCGTCAGGCCTTCGATCTGGCCGAAGTGTCGTCGGCCTATGATTATGTGCTGATCGATTGCCCGCCCTCGCTGTCGCTCCTCACCATCAACGCCTTCGTGGCGGCCGATCAGGTGCTGGTGCCGCTGCAGTGCGAGTTTTTCGCGCTTGAAGGCCTCAGCCTTCTCCTCAAAACGATCAATCAGGTACAGGCGAGCCTCAATCCGCAGCTTTCGATCAACGGGATCGTGCTGACGATGTTCGACCGCCGCAACCGCCTGTCGGAACAGGTGGCGAGCGACGTGCGCCAGTATCTCGGTTCGCAGGTCTATGAGACGATGATCCCGCGCAATGTGCGGATTTCCGAAGCGCCGAGCCATGGCATGCCGGCGCTCATTTACGATCACCGCTGCCCGGGCAGTCAGGCCTATATCAGCCTGGCGCGCGAGCTTCTCACCCGTGACGGCGCGCTTGCGGCCTGA
- the rsmG gene encoding 16S rRNA (guanine(527)-N(7))-methyltransferase RsmG produces MAAYTAERLAADLAVPRETLAKLEAYAALLVKWQKAKNLVSDTTIPDLWRRHFLDSAQLYPLIRKAKGEGDFTFLDIGSGAGFPGLVLSVMGLGHAHMVESNGKKCSFMGQVSRETSALATIHNERIEALETFPVDFITSRACAKVGQLLDWGRPFIGPNTEFWLLKGEGAEDELTEAMKAWKMDVDRFQSLSDDKGVILRLTAVQPRFS; encoded by the coding sequence ATGGCTGCCTATACTGCCGAACGCCTTGCCGCGGATCTCGCTGTTCCACGTGAAACACTTGCGAAGCTCGAAGCCTATGCCGCCCTTCTCGTGAAGTGGCAGAAGGCCAAGAATCTGGTGTCCGATACCACGATCCCCGATCTGTGGCGCCGCCATTTCCTTGATTCTGCGCAGCTTTATCCCCTGATCCGCAAGGCGAAGGGGGAGGGCGATTTCACCTTCCTCGATATCGGGTCGGGGGCGGGTTTCCCCGGCCTTGTGCTTTCCGTTATGGGGCTCGGCCACGCGCATATGGTGGAAAGCAACGGCAAGAAGTGCAGTTTCATGGGGCAGGTTTCACGTGAAACATCGGCCCTTGCCACGATTCATAATGAGCGAATCGAAGCGCTTGAAACTTTCCCTGTCGATTTCATCACGTCGCGCGCCTGTGCCAAGGTGGGTCAGCTCCTTGATTGGGGGAGGCCTTTCATCGGCCCGAATACCGAATTCTGGCTATTGAAGGGTGAAGGGGCGGAAGACGAATTGACCGAGGCCATGAAGGCGTGGAAGATGGATGTTGACCGGTTCCAAAGCCTGAGCGACGACAAGGGCGTGATCTTGCGGCTCACTGCAGTTCAGCCCCGCTTTTCCTGA